From Desulfuromonas soudanensis, the proteins below share one genomic window:
- a CDS encoding 2-isopropylmalate synthase gives MSQTTNIRIFDTTLRDGEQSPGASMNIEEKLRIAHQLEKMNVDVMEAGFPIASDGDFEAVKRIAQVIKGPQIAGLCRANDKDIDRAWEALKYAGERGRIHTFIATSDIHMKFKLKMSEDQVVEAAVKAVRRAANYTPNVEFSAEDAVRTRLPFLARVVEAVIAAGATTVNIPDTVGYTIPTEYFNIIRYLKENVPNVEKAILSVHCHNDLGLAVANSLAAVQAGAGQVECTINGIGERAGNCSLEEVVMALRTRHDILPFSTNIKTEHIYAASRLLSTITGIVVQPNKAIVGANAFAHEAGIHQHGVMMDKSTYEIMTPESIGLNQNKLVLGKHSGRHAFNQRISDLGYELGKEDLEKAFVRFKTLADQKKEIFDEDLDVIVADEIIRVPETFKLLQMNVTSGSFAAPTATVQMEVKGKIKKTAVMGDGPVDATFKAIKKLTGSTSRLLSFSVGAITGGTDAQGECTVRLEQDGREILGQGAHPDIIVASAKAYINALNKAASTILRTNVHL, from the coding sequence ATGAGCCAGACCACCAATATCCGGATTTTTGACACCACCCTGCGCGACGGCGAGCAGTCTCCCGGCGCCAGCATGAATATCGAAGAGAAGCTCCGCATCGCCCACCAGCTCGAGAAGATGAACGTCGATGTCATGGAGGCCGGTTTCCCCATCGCCTCCGACGGCGATTTCGAGGCGGTCAAGCGCATCGCCCAGGTCATCAAGGGGCCGCAGATTGCCGGTCTGTGCCGGGCCAACGACAAGGACATCGACCGGGCCTGGGAGGCCCTCAAGTACGCCGGCGAGCGCGGGCGGATTCACACCTTCATCGCCACCAGCGACATCCACATGAAATTCAAGCTCAAGATGAGCGAGGATCAGGTGGTCGAAGCGGCGGTCAAGGCGGTGCGGCGGGCCGCCAACTACACCCCCAACGTCGAATTTTCCGCCGAGGACGCGGTGCGCACCCGTCTCCCCTTCCTCGCCCGGGTCGTCGAGGCGGTCATTGCCGCCGGGGCGACCACCGTCAACATCCCCGACACCGTCGGCTACACCATCCCCACCGAGTACTTCAACATCATCCGCTACCTCAAGGAGAATGTGCCCAACGTCGAGAAGGCGATCCTTTCGGTGCACTGCCACAACGACCTCGGGCTGGCGGTCGCCAACTCCCTGGCCGCCGTCCAGGCCGGCGCCGGGCAGGTCGAATGCACCATCAACGGCATCGGCGAGCGTGCCGGGAACTGTTCCCTCGAAGAGGTGGTCATGGCGCTGCGCACCCGCCATGACATCCTCCCCTTTTCCACCAACATCAAGACCGAGCATATCTACGCCGCCAGCCGCCTCCTCTCGACGATCACCGGGATCGTCGTGCAGCCCAACAAGGCGATCGTCGGCGCCAACGCCTTTGCCCACGAGGCGGGTATCCATCAGCATGGCGTCATGATGGACAAGTCGACCTACGAAATCATGACCCCCGAATCGATCGGCCTCAACCAGAACAAACTGGTTCTCGGCAAGCATTCGGGGCGTCATGCCTTCAATCAGCGGATCAGCGATCTCGGCTACGAGCTCGGCAAGGAGGACCTGGAAAAGGCCTTTGTCCGTTTCAAGACCCTGGCCGACCAGAAAAAGGAAATATTCGACGAAGACCTCGATGTCATCGTCGCCGACGAGATCATCCGCGTCCCCGAGACCTTCAAACTGCTGCAGATGAACGTCACTTCCGGCTCCTTTGCCGCCCCGACGGCGACGGTGCAGATGGAAGTGAAGGGCAAGATCAAAAAGACCGCCGTCATGGGCGACGGTCCGGTCGATGCGACCTTCAAGGCGATCAAGAAGCTCACCGGAAGCACCTCTCGCCTCCTGAGCTTTTCCGTCGGCGCCATCACCGGCGGCACCGATGCCCAGGGGGAGTGCACCGTACGCCTCGAGCAGGACGGCCGGGAGATTCTCGGGCAGGGCGCCCATCCCGACATAATCGTCGCCAGCGCCAAGGCCTATATCAATGCCCTGAACAAGGCGGCGTCGACCATCCTGCGGACCAACGTCCACCTTTAG
- a CDS encoding 3-isopropylmalate dehydratase large subunit yields MGKTIAEKIFDAHLRDEPFVGTKVLDIDRVLCHEITTPVAIADLEVRGKDRVFDNTKIKAVIDHVTPSKDSKTALQAKMLRDWARRHDIKDFFDVGRNGVCHALFPEKGYIRPGFTVIMGDSHTCTHGAFGAFAAGVGTTDLEVGILKGVCAFREPATIRVNLDGDLSPGVYAKDVILHVIGTLGVNGATDRVIEFRGPVVDAMTMDSRMTLCNMAIEAGGTSGICLPDKVTVDYLWPFISGDYASREAALADFTRWHSDPDAVYEKSLDFDVSTLEPQVTYDYKPDCVKAVGELAGRKVDQVYIGTCTNGRIEDLRQAAAVLKGRKIADTVRGIVSPATPKIFNEALAEGIIQIFMDAGFCVTNPTCGACLGMSNGVLAEGEVCASTSNRNFNGRMGKGGMVHLMSPATAAASAITGVITDARTLK; encoded by the coding sequence ATGGGAAAGACCATAGCAGAGAAGATCTTTGACGCCCATCTGCGGGACGAACCGTTTGTCGGAACCAAGGTTCTGGATATCGACCGGGTCCTGTGCCACGAAATCACCACTCCGGTGGCGATCGCCGATCTCGAGGTCCGAGGCAAGGACCGGGTATTCGACAACACCAAGATCAAGGCGGTGATCGACCACGTCACGCCGTCCAAGGACAGCAAGACCGCCCTGCAGGCCAAGATGCTCCGGGACTGGGCCCGGCGCCACGACATCAAGGATTTCTTCGATGTCGGCCGCAACGGCGTCTGTCACGCCCTCTTCCCGGAGAAGGGGTACATCCGCCCCGGATTCACCGTCATCATGGGGGACAGCCACACCTGTACCCACGGCGCCTTCGGCGCTTTTGCCGCCGGGGTCGGCACCACCGACCTCGAGGTCGGCATCCTCAAGGGGGTCTGCGCCTTTCGCGAGCCCGCAACCATCCGGGTCAATCTCGACGGCGACCTGTCGCCGGGAGTCTATGCCAAGGACGTGATCCTGCACGTCATCGGCACCCTCGGCGTCAACGGCGCCACGGACCGCGTCATCGAATTCCGCGGCCCGGTGGTCGATGCCATGACCATGGACTCGCGCATGACCCTGTGCAACATGGCGATCGAAGCCGGGGGAACCAGCGGCATCTGCCTCCCCGACAAGGTCACCGTCGACTATCTCTGGCCCTTTATCTCCGGCGATTATGCCAGCCGCGAGGCGGCCCTGGCCGACTTCACCCGGTGGCATTCGGACCCCGACGCCGTCTACGAGAAGTCCCTCGACTTCGACGTCTCGACCCTCGAGCCCCAGGTGACCTACGACTACAAGCCCGACTGCGTCAAGGCGGTGGGGGAACTCGCCGGCCGCAAAGTCGATCAGGTCTACATCGGCACCTGCACCAACGGCCGCATCGAGGATCTGCGCCAGGCCGCCGCCGTGCTCAAAGGCCGCAAGATTGCCGATACGGTGCGGGGGATCGTCTCCCCGGCCACCCCGAAGATTTTCAACGAGGCTCTCGCCGAGGGGATCATTCAGATCTTCATGGACGCCGGCTTCTGCGTCACCAACCCGACCTGCGGCGCCTGCCTCGGGATGAGCAACGGCGTTCTCGCCGAAGGGGAAGTCTGCGCCTCGACCAGCAACCGCAATTTCAACGGCCGCATGGGGAAGGGGGGGATGGTGCACCTGATGAGCCCCGCCACCGCCGCCGCCAGCGCCATCACCGGGGTGATCACCGACGCCCGGACCCTCAAGTAA
- the leuD gene encoding 3-isopropylmalate dehydratase small subunit, with amino-acid sequence MKKSFGGPAIFLDRSDINTDEIIPAKYLTEVTKEALKPYCLEDLKLKGFDPNGEKLRRARVVVSRQNFGCGSSREHAPWVFEVNDIHTIIAQSYARIFRQNMFNGGMLAIELPADDLERLFALEKEGDVQIVVDLEGQKLTAKGGARTESFSFEVSPFDKELVRAGGWVEFADARY; translated from the coding sequence ATGAAAAAGTCCTTCGGAGGGCCGGCCATTTTCCTCGACCGGTCCGACATCAATACCGACGAAATCATTCCGGCCAAGTACCTGACCGAAGTCACCAAGGAGGCGCTCAAGCCCTATTGCCTCGAAGATCTCAAACTCAAGGGGTTTGACCCCAATGGTGAGAAACTCCGCCGGGCCCGGGTCGTCGTTTCGCGGCAGAACTTCGGTTGCGGATCGTCCCGGGAGCATGCGCCCTGGGTTTTCGAGGTCAACGATATCCACACCATCATCGCCCAGAGCTATGCGCGCATCTTCCGCCAGAACATGTTCAACGGCGGGATGTTGGCCATCGAGCTTCCCGCGGACGATCTCGAGCGCCTCTTCGCTCTGGAAAAGGAGGGGGACGTTCAGATCGTCGTCGATCTCGAAGGGCAAAAGCTCACCGCCAAGGGGGGTGCCCGCACCGAGAGCTTCTCCTTTGAGGTGAGCCCCTTCGACAAGGAACTGGTTCGGGCCGGAGGCTGGGTCGAATTTGCCGACGCCCGCTATTGA
- a CDS encoding DUF3147 family protein — protein MHRFRLESVALTHYLVKLLLTALLVVLASEVARRTPLFGALLASVPLISVLALTWLYVDTGDAERVASFSTEIFWMVLPSLAFFPLLSFLLRHRCSYYLSLAIALGAMFALYALAIWVRQRLGLRL, from the coding sequence ATGCACAGATTCAGACTGGAGAGCGTCGCCTTGACCCACTACCTTGTCAAACTGCTGCTGACCGCCCTCCTGGTGGTTCTGGCCTCCGAGGTGGCCCGGCGCACTCCGCTGTTCGGGGCCCTTCTCGCTTCGGTGCCGCTGATCTCCGTCCTGGCCCTGACCTGGCTCTACGTCGACACGGGGGATGCCGAGCGCGTCGCCTCCTTCTCGACGGAAATCTTCTGGATGGTTCTCCCCTCCCTGGCCTTTTTCCCCTTGCTCTCTTTCTTGTTGCGCCACCGGTGCAGTTACTATCTTTCCCTGGCCATCGCTCTCGGCGCCATGTTCGCCCTCTACGCCCTGGCCATCTGGGTCCGGCAGCGCCTGGGGCTTCGGCTCTAG
- the leuB gene encoding 3-isopropylmalate dehydrogenase yields MAKEFKVAVLSGDGIGPEVMAEALKVLDVIEQKFEVTFDRNFANVGGVAIDKEGKALPQSTIDTCRAADAILFGSVGGPKWESLPPDEQPERGALLPLRKIFGLYANLRPAIIFPSLTGASSLKEEVIAGGFNILVIRELTGGIYFSQPKGIEGVGRDRVGVDTMRYSVSEIERIAHVAFQAARKRDRKVCSIDKANVLSTSVLWREVVIGIAREYPDVALTHMYVDNAAMQLVKWPKQFDVILCENMFGDILSDEAAMLTGSLGMLPSASLAEGSFGMYEPSGGSAPDIAGQGIANPIAQILSASMMLRYSFAMTEAADAIDQAVKKVLDEGYRTGDIYQKLPGEKKVNTAEMGDAIIAHL; encoded by the coding sequence ATGGCTAAGGAGTTCAAGGTCGCGGTTCTCTCCGGCGACGGCATCGGTCCTGAAGTGATGGCAGAAGCCCTGAAGGTTCTCGATGTGATCGAGCAGAAATTCGAGGTCACATTTGATCGCAACTTCGCCAATGTGGGCGGCGTCGCCATCGACAAGGAAGGGAAGGCTCTCCCCCAGTCCACCATCGACACCTGCCGTGCGGCGGATGCCATCCTCTTCGGATCGGTCGGCGGTCCCAAGTGGGAGAGCCTTCCTCCCGATGAGCAGCCGGAGCGCGGCGCCCTCCTGCCGCTGCGGAAAATCTTCGGGCTCTATGCCAATCTCCGCCCGGCGATCATCTTCCCGTCGCTGACCGGCGCCTCGTCCCTCAAGGAGGAGGTCATTGCCGGCGGTTTCAATATTCTCGTCATCCGCGAGCTGACCGGCGGCATCTACTTTTCCCAACCCAAGGGGATCGAGGGGGTCGGCCGCGACCGGGTCGGCGTCGATACCATGCGCTACAGCGTCTCGGAGATCGAACGCATCGCCCACGTCGCCTTTCAGGCGGCGCGTAAGCGCGACAGGAAGGTCTGCTCCATCGACAAGGCCAATGTCCTTTCCACCTCGGTACTGTGGCGCGAAGTCGTCATCGGCATCGCCAGGGAGTATCCGGATGTCGCCCTCACCCACATGTATGTCGACAACGCGGCGATGCAGCTCGTCAAATGGCCGAAACAATTCGACGTCATTCTCTGCGAGAACATGTTCGGCGACATCCTCTCCGACGAGGCGGCGATGCTGACCGGCTCGCTGGGCATGCTCCCCTCCGCCTCCCTCGCCGAAGGGAGTTTCGGAATGTACGAGCCCTCCGGCGGCTCGGCTCCCGACATCGCCGGGCAGGGGATTGCCAACCCCATCGCCCAGATCCTGTCGGCGTCGATGATGCTCCGCTACTCCTTTGCCATGACCGAGGCCGCCGACGCCATCGATCAGGCGGTGAAAAAAGTCCTCGACGAAGGCTACCGCACCGGCGACATCTATCAGAAACTCCCCGGGGAAAAGAAGGTCAACACCGCCGAAATGGGCGATGCCATCATCGCCCATCTGTAG
- a CDS encoding aspartate-semialdehyde dehydrogenase, whose translation MSRLFNVAIVGATGAVGTQMLEILAERNFPVGALRLLASERSEGNFLEFKGEEIMVQTLTAESFVGIDIALFSAGGGISEEFCPIAAAAGAVCIDNSSAWRMDPEVPLVVPEVNPQEIARYVNKRIIANPNCSTIQMVVALKPLHDFSPIRRIVVSTYQAVSGTGQKAIDELRIQTGELLNGRPAECNAYPHQIAFNCLPQIDVFFDNGYTREEMKMVNETRKILGSDAIGLTATAVRVPVFYGHSESVNVEFAGRITVQKARELLAAAPGVELRDDVASQLYPMAVDAAGQDSVYVGRIREDESCAQALNFWVVADNLRKGAATNAVQIAKILAETYL comes from the coding sequence ATGTCCAGACTGTTCAACGTCGCCATCGTCGGCGCCACCGGCGCCGTCGGTACCCAGATGCTCGAAATCCTCGCCGAGCGCAACTTTCCCGTCGGCGCCTTGCGGCTCCTCGCTTCGGAGCGCTCGGAGGGGAATTTCCTCGAGTTCAAGGGGGAGGAGATCATGGTGCAGACCCTCACCGCCGAGTCCTTCGTCGGCATCGATATCGCCCTCTTCAGTGCCGGGGGGGGGATAAGCGAGGAATTCTGCCCCATCGCCGCCGCCGCCGGCGCCGTGTGCATCGATAACTCCAGTGCCTGGCGCATGGATCCCGAGGTTCCCCTGGTGGTCCCCGAGGTCAATCCTCAGGAGATCGCCCGCTACGTCAACAAGAGAATTATCGCCAATCCCAACTGTTCGACGATCCAGATGGTGGTCGCTCTCAAGCCGCTGCACGATTTCAGCCCGATCCGCCGCATCGTCGTCTCCACCTACCAGGCCGTTTCCGGGACCGGGCAGAAGGCCATCGATGAGCTGCGCATCCAGACCGGAGAACTGCTCAACGGCCGTCCGGCCGAATGCAATGCCTATCCTCACCAGATCGCCTTCAACTGTCTCCCGCAGATCGACGTCTTCTTCGACAACGGTTACACCAGGGAGGAGATGAAGATGGTCAACGAGACGAGAAAGATCCTCGGCAGCGACGCCATCGGCCTGACGGCGACCGCGGTGCGGGTGCCGGTCTTTTACGGACACAGCGAGTCGGTGAACGTGGAGTTCGCCGGGCGGATTACGGTCCAGAAGGCCCGGGAACTCCTGGCCGCGGCTCCGGGGGTCGAACTCCGGGACGACGTCGCCAGTCAGCTCTATCCGATGGCGGTCGATGCGGCAGGACAGGACTCGGTCTACGTCGGCCGGATCCGCGAGGACGAATCCTGCGCCCAGGCCCTCAACTTCTGGGTGGTCGCCGACAACCTGCGCAAGGGGGCGGCGACCAATGCCGTGCAGATCGCCAAAATTCTCGCCGAAACATACCTCTAA
- a CDS encoding CbiQ family ECF transporter T component — MAGNSPLHRLDPRLKLVGLPLLVIAAFSGGPQRLLLLAPLVLTLMLLSRIEWRLWWRGIRVMRTLFLFTLALHLFFSPGRTLLGVAWLSLDGLLLGLLVCSRLLLAILLSSLLTLTTSPLELTWALSLLLAPLKRLGLAVQEWTQLLLVILHFIPVLREEAMALAVRRRGEGSGQEGKGLIEGARFLAGMVSPLVLRLVERADDLAHAAVRGEPLVPEQGLFEFGVHRPLKGGDILILFCGTLGVALLFLVT, encoded by the coding sequence GTGGCGGGAAACTCCCCCCTGCACCGTCTCGACCCCCGCCTCAAGCTGGTCGGTTTGCCGCTGCTGGTGATTGCCGCCTTCTCCGGGGGACCGCAGCGCCTTCTCCTTCTGGCACCCCTGGTTCTGACCCTGATGCTGCTGTCGAGAATCGAGTGGCGCCTCTGGTGGCGGGGGATCCGGGTCATGCGCACTCTGTTCCTCTTCACGCTGGCCCTGCATCTCTTCTTTTCTCCGGGACGGACCCTCCTGGGGGTCGCCTGGCTCTCCCTCGACGGACTCCTCCTCGGTCTGCTGGTCTGCAGCCGTCTCCTCCTGGCGATCCTCCTTTCCTCCCTGTTGACCCTGACCACCTCTCCCCTGGAATTGACCTGGGCCCTGTCGCTTCTTCTTGCTCCCCTGAAGCGCCTGGGGCTGGCCGTCCAGGAGTGGACCCAGTTGCTCCTCGTGATCCTCCACTTCATCCCCGTGCTCCGCGAGGAAGCCATGGCGCTGGCCGTGCGCCGTCGGGGCGAGGGTTCGGGTCAGGAAGGGAAGGGGCTGATCGAAGGCGCCCGATTCCTGGCGGGAATGGTTTCTCCCTTGGTGCTGCGGCTTGTGGAGAGGGCCGATGATTTGGCCCATGCCGCTGTTCGCGGCGAACCCCTCGTCCCCGAGCAGGGGCTCTTCGAATTCGGGGTGCATCGCCCCCTGAAAGGGGGAGATATCCTGATCCTGTTCTGCGGTACCCTCGGGGTGGCGCTCCTTTTTCTGGTGACCTGA
- the truA gene encoding tRNA pseudouridine(38-40) synthase TruA yields MNTIRLTIAYDGTAYIGWQRQAQGASIQQLIEGALAQILGETVVLHSSGRTDSGVHALGMVAHFRTERNLPLAAYREGVNRLLPRDVAVQEALEAPADFHARFSARGKWYRYALYQGVVCSPLLDRTAWHLRGALDWTAMEEGARLFVGTHDFAAFRSSGCEAKGTVREIYAVDLVREGELLYINVRGSGFLRNMVRVMVGTLVEIGMGKRPAGDIGRLLEGGDRCQAGRTAPSRGLCLMEVWY; encoded by the coding sequence ATGAACACGATTCGCTTGACCATCGCCTACGATGGCACCGCCTATATCGGCTGGCAGCGCCAGGCCCAGGGCGCCTCCATTCAGCAACTCATCGAGGGCGCCCTGGCGCAGATCCTCGGGGAAACCGTGGTTCTGCACTCTTCGGGGCGCACCGATTCCGGAGTTCACGCTCTGGGGATGGTCGCTCATTTTCGCACCGAACGGAACCTGCCGCTGGCCGCCTACCGCGAGGGGGTGAACCGGCTGCTGCCGCGGGATGTGGCGGTTCAGGAGGCCCTGGAGGCTCCGGCCGATTTCCATGCCCGCTTCAGCGCCCGGGGGAAATGGTATCGCTACGCCCTCTACCAGGGGGTTGTCTGTTCTCCCCTCCTCGACCGCACCGCCTGGCACCTGCGGGGCGCTCTCGACTGGACGGCCATGGAGGAGGGGGCGCGACTTTTTGTCGGCACGCACGATTTTGCCGCCTTTCGTTCTTCGGGTTGCGAGGCCAAAGGGACGGTACGGGAGATCTATGCCGTCGACCTGGTGCGCGAGGGGGAACTTCTTTACATCAACGTCCGGGGTTCGGGGTTTCTCCGGAACATGGTGCGGGTGATGGTCGGCACTCTCGTCGAAATAGGGATGGGGAAACGTCCGGCCGGCGACATCGGTCGTCTGCTGGAAGGGGGGGACCGCTGCCAGGCCGGGCGCACCGCCCCTTCCCGCGGCCTCTGCCTGATGGAGGTCTGGTATTAG
- a CDS encoding universal stress protein translates to MKRPLKILVPIDFSGYSLETLRFALSFTDLFQASYLLLHVVASGDVEAFSNLGGESENLSRHREEGRAGLEAMARREEERHPGLSITTRIGSGIPFKEICRVADEECCDLIVIGTHGRTGLSHLLIGSTAERVVQLASCPVLSIKPNVL, encoded by the coding sequence ATGAAGCGTCCCCTGAAGATTCTGGTTCCCATCGATTTCTCCGGCTACAGCCTCGAAACCCTGCGCTTCGCCCTGTCCTTCACCGATCTCTTCCAGGCAAGCTATCTGCTCCTGCATGTGGTGGCCAGCGGCGATGTGGAGGCCTTTTCCAATCTCGGCGGGGAGAGCGAAAACCTCTCCCGGCACAGGGAGGAGGGGAGGGCCGGTCTGGAAGCGATGGCCCGCCGGGAGGAGGAGCGGCACCCGGGACTATCCATAACGACCCGCATCGGCTCCGGAATTCCTTTCAAGGAAATCTGCCGGGTTGCCGACGAGGAATGCTGCGATCTGATCGTGATCGGCACCCACGGCCGTACCGGCCTCTCCCACCTCCTCATCGGCAGCACCGCCGAGAGGGTGGTCCAGCTCGCTTCCTGTCCGGTCCTGAGCATCAAGCCCAATGTCCTTTGA
- the rplM gene encoding 50S ribosomal protein L13: MSTQVAKQSDIKRDWFVIDLEGKVLGRAATEIARILRGKNKPIYTPSVDTGDFVVVLNAEKVVLTGNKMANKMYHRHTGFPGGIRSINAEKLLASKPEELIKKAVKGMLPKNKLGRQMFKKLKVYTGVEHPHVAQQPRELVL, from the coding sequence ATGAGTACTCAAGTCGCCAAACAGTCGGATATCAAGAGAGATTGGTTTGTCATCGACCTGGAGGGCAAGGTCCTTGGCCGCGCCGCCACCGAAATTGCCAGGATTCTGCGGGGCAAGAACAAGCCGATTTACACCCCCAGCGTTGACACCGGGGATTTTGTCGTGGTCCTGAATGCCGAAAAGGTCGTCCTGACCGGCAACAAAATGGCCAACAAAATGTACCATCGTCACACCGGTTTTCCCGGTGGAATTCGCTCCATCAATGCCGAAAAACTCCTGGCCTCCAAGCCGGAGGAGTTGATCAAGAAGGCGGTCAAGGGGATGCTCCCCAAGAACAAGCTGGGGCGGCAGATGTTCAAAAAGCTCAAGGTTTATACCGGTGTTGAGCATCCGCATGTTGCCCAGCAGCCCCGGGAACTTGTCCTTTAA
- the rpsI gene encoding 30S ribosomal protein S9, whose translation MAEQRFYATGKKKTSIARVWMKPGTGNIVVNQRSIDEYFGRETSKMVIRQPLELTENLGKFDVWVNVCGGGPSGQAGAIKHGITKALLAIDVELRGVLKKAGFITRDSRIKERKKYGHKGARASFQFSKR comes from the coding sequence ATGGCAGAGCAAAGATTCTACGCCACTGGTAAGAAAAAAACGTCCATCGCCCGCGTCTGGATGAAGCCGGGGACGGGGAATATCGTCGTGAACCAGCGTTCCATCGATGAGTATTTCGGTCGCGAAACCTCGAAAATGGTCATCCGCCAGCCCCTCGAACTGACCGAGAATCTCGGCAAGTTCGACGTCTGGGTCAATGTCTGCGGCGGTGGCCCTTCCGGGCAGGCCGGAGCCATCAAGCACGGGATCACCAAGGCTCTCCTCGCCATCGATGTCGAGCTGCGCGGCGTGCTGAAAAAGGCCGGTTTTATCACCCGCGACAGCCGGATCAAAGAACGCAAGAAATACGGGCACAAGGGCGCCCGCGCCAGCTTCCAGTTCTCCAAGCGTTAA
- the argC gene encoding N-acetyl-gamma-glutamyl-phosphate reductase, whose amino-acid sequence MIRVAIVGASGYTGVELLRLLENHPGVQVSCVTAGQNAGEEISTLFPSLIERISLRCEETDVALVADRADFVFTALPHQTAMAVVPGFLDAGKKVVDLSADYRLQNVAEYEAWYQKHSSPHLLAEAVYGLPEISRKQVATARLVANPGCYPTSVALALAPLLREGLVDLDSLIIDSKSGTSGAGRSAKVGSLFCEVNEGFKAYSVGNHRHTPEIEQTLSALAGRKVLVNFTPHLLPVNRGILSTCYANLGKAASTAELLELYRDHYRQEFFVRVLGEGNLPNVAYVRGSNFCDIGLVSDPRTGRVIVVSAIDNLVKGAAGQAVQNMNLMLGFDEKAGLTALPLFP is encoded by the coding sequence ATGATCAGAGTCGCCATTGTCGGAGCCAGCGGCTACACCGGGGTGGAACTCCTTCGGCTGCTGGAGAATCATCCCGGCGTGCAGGTGAGCTGCGTGACCGCCGGTCAGAACGCCGGGGAGGAGATTTCCACCCTCTTTCCTTCGCTGATCGAGCGGATCTCCCTGCGCTGCGAGGAGACGGACGTCGCCCTGGTCGCCGATCGGGCCGATTTCGTCTTCACCGCCCTTCCGCACCAGACCGCCATGGCCGTTGTCCCCGGCTTTCTGGACGCCGGCAAGAAGGTCGTCGATCTCTCCGCCGATTACCGGCTGCAGAACGTCGCGGAGTACGAAGCCTGGTACCAGAAGCACAGCAGTCCTCACCTCCTGGCCGAAGCGGTTTACGGTCTCCCCGAGATCTCCCGAAAGCAGGTGGCCACGGCCCGTCTGGTGGCCAATCCCGGCTGTTATCCGACCAGCGTTGCCCTCGCTCTGGCCCCTCTGCTCCGCGAGGGACTGGTCGATCTCGACTCGCTGATCATCGACAGCAAATCCGGGACCAGCGGTGCCGGGCGCTCGGCCAAGGTGGGGAGTCTGTTTTGCGAGGTCAACGAAGGTTTCAAGGCCTACAGTGTCGGCAATCACCGCCATACCCCGGAAATCGAGCAGACTCTGTCGGCTCTGGCCGGGAGAAAAGTGCTGGTGAATTTCACTCCCCATCTCCTCCCCGTCAACCGGGGGATTCTTTCGACCTGTTACGCCAACCTCGGCAAGGCGGCGTCGACGGCCGAGCTCCTCGAGCTCTACCGGGATCACTACCGGCAGGAATTCTTCGTCCGGGTCCTGGGTGAGGGGAATCTCCCCAACGTCGCCTACGTCCGGGGGAGCAATTTCTGCGATATCGGCCTGGTCAGCGATCCGCGCACCGGCCGGGTCATTGTGGTCTCCGCCATCGACAACCTCGTCAAGGGGGCGGCGGGGCAGGCGGTGCAGAACATGAATCTGATGCTCGGTTTCGACGAGAAGGCCGGCCTCACCGCCCTCCCCCTTTTCCCCTGA
- a CDS encoding DUF6485 family protein — translation MDCIATRDISHCTCSCTSCDKRGSCCQCVIYHRGKGEIPGCFFSPEGEASYDRSLAHFLRDQTL, via the coding sequence ATGGACTGTATCGCCACCCGGGATATCTCCCACTGCACCTGTTCCTGCACCAGCTGCGACAAGCGCGGCAGCTGCTGCCAGTGCGTGATCTACCACCGCGGCAAGGGGGAAATCCCCGGCTGCTTCTTTTCCCCCGAAGGCGAGGCCAGTTACGACCGCAGCCTCGCCCATTTCCTCAGGGATCAGACCCTCTGA